Part of the uncultured Desulfobacter sp. genome, AAAGCGTTCAGGACGTACCCATGGCGATTACTGCATTCACAGGCCAGGGAATTGAGGACGCAAAAATTGAATCCTTGTCTGATCTGGCTGATCTTGTCCCCAGTTTAATGGTATTTAACTTAGGCAAAATCGGCATGAATACACCAAGCATGAGAGGCATTCATGCCCCCTATAGCACGTTTCTGCTTTCCACCGGACTTTTTATAGACGGTGTTCCGGTCCAGTCGATGCTTGGATTTGAGACTACATTTCTTGATATTGAACGGGTAGAGGTCCTCAGGGGTCCTCAGGGAACCTTGTATGGGAAAAACTCGGAAGCAGGTGTAATCAATATCATTACCCGGCAACCGGACAACAATTTCCGGGGGAGCCTGTCCGCCAATATCGGCACATGGCTATCTTCCGGGACAGATGACCCTTTAACCCAAGCCTACACCGTCAAACTCAGCGGTCCCATTCAAACAGATAAACTTTTTGTCGGGATTGCCGGAAAGTTCCTCCAGCAAGACGGTACCATCAAAAATACGGAAACCGGGGATGATGAGGATAATAGAGAACACTGGTTTGGCAGGGCACATCTGCGCTGGACACCCACAGATCAATTGGATATCTCTATTATTGCATCACAACTCCAATATGACGGAGGCGGGGGACATGGCAACCTGACAGAATATGGGGCATCTAATTATGGAGTGCCGACACCCGATTATCGCAAGATCTCTTCAAATTTAGAGGGTGAAAACACTAGTTCAGAACAAACCCAATCCCTTAACATTAAGTATGAGATCAACGACGCGTTTGAATTGACGTCTGTAACGGCGAGGAGAGTCTATAATGACGATGCCAACAGGGATTTTGATTACACCAGCGCAACCTTATGGCATTCATTTAAAGACAACCAATACACTACGTTGTCCCAGGAACTGCGCCTGAGCTATGACAATGGCGGCGTGAAGTGGATTGCAGGTGTCTACGGTGATAAGGATAAGCAAAATTACGACGTTGAGGGGCATTATGCCGACGGGATCTCTTATACGGACGAGGATATCGATGGAAACACCTATGCTGTTTTTACCAATCTGACCTATCCGCTGTCCCAACGGTTCAACCTTGTGGGCGGTTTGCGCTACGAGACAACGAAAAAAGACCTTCAAGATCATCTCAACGCAAGGCAGGCCAATGATTCATGGGATGACATAAGTCCCAAGTTTGCCCTGGAATACCGTCCTTTACCGGGAACTATGACTTACTTAAGCGTATCCAAAGGATACCGCGCCGGCGGATTTAATTTTGGATCTACAAATCCGGAATACGACACCTTTGATGAAGAGGAACTATGGTCCTATGAAATCGGAGTAAAAAATACCTTTTTTAATAATAGATTGATCGTGAACGCCAGTATTTATCTGATGGATATTTCCGATATGCAGGTGGTGGAACAGATTTCAGAATTTGAATCTTATGTAACCAACGCAGCCGAAGCAACCGGTAAGGGGATTGAATTGGAGTTGACGGGCAAAATCACCGCCGGACTGACCGTGACAGCCGGTTTCGGCTATACCCACATTGAATTTGACGATTATAAGGATGCTAAAGGAAATTACCAGGGGAACAAAACGACTTACGCGCCGGAGTATACATTTAATATCGGCGCCCAATACCGTTGGGAAAAGGGCTTTTATGCCAGGGCGGATTTGATTGGTTATGGTGAAATGTATACGGACAGAGCCAACAAATATAAACGGGATGCTTACCAAATCGTCAACGCCAAAATCGGGTATGAGGCAGAGCATTATGATATCTACCTTTACGGCAAAAATATTTTTGACGAAAGATACGATACTTATGACAGTACTTCCATCAACTATAGTGACCCGGGAGAGGTCGGCCTTCAGGTGACCTACCGTTTCTAAGATGGCATGATTCTCTGTATAAAAGAACCTTAAAAACACCCTTTTTATCTTCAAAGAGAGGATGTTATGAAAAACATATTCTGTATCTCAATTATCACACTGTTTCTAACGACTTCAACTGTAGGTGCCCACTCATTATGGGTAAACTGCTTTGACTCCACCAAGATTCACCAGCCGGGCCATGCAACCATATCCCTTGGATGGGGCCATACCATGCCCATTGACGACATGCCCAACAGCGTTATGGCCAAACTGAACATTGCGGAATTTAACCTGGCAGATCCTGCCGGAAATAGAAACAAATTGTACAAGCCTGAACCTAAAACCGTAAAAGCATTTAAAAGCAATGCGAATTATGATCTGTATATATCTGATGTTGCCAATCAGCAGATTGCGTTGAAAAAAGAAACCAAACAAGGGGTTTACCTGATTGCGGCCGTATCCCAAAAAGCCACGTATACCCAATATATTGATACAAAGGGCAGGACCAGGTTTGCCCTTAAACCCATGGATGCAATTGATGGTATTCAAAAAGTATTGTCCTCTGTGCAGTACCAGGCGTTTGCCAAGTCTTACCTGGCCGTAGGCAAGTGGACCATGCCCAGGCCTGCGGGCCATGATCTTGAAATTACGCCTTTAACGGATCTTTCCCGTGTAAAACCGGGCGATATGGTGGAATTTGATGTTCGTTTCCATGGAAAGCCCATGACCTGGGGGCCTAACAGCCAGTCTTATATAACAGGCTACAGCCCTTCATTTGGCGGGGAGAGATTTGCTGTCTTCTCTATGGTATTGGAGGGTAAAGCGCAATTTAAGGTGCAAAATGCCGGACAATGGCGGGTGAATATTCTTAGTTCCAAAATGGTCACTCAGGATGGCCCGTTAAAAGACTTGTACGGCAAAGTAAAGACCGTCAATAATGCCGCTACATTAACGTTCACGGTAAGACCTTAAAAAAATTTCAGGCGCTTGAAAATTCATTTCAAGCGCCTGAAAATATTTTTTATCCACATTTACGGACGGCGGATTTCAGCCGATTTATCAATTACCAAACATTCTCTTAGATTTTATGAAGGACCAGCGGTTCACGCCCTTCTGCCTCCAGTTCCCGGTTGGCCTGTTCAAGCAGCGGTTGTGAGGAAATTACGGAAATACCTTTGGCTGTGTCCTCCCGGACAAAATACCGGCCTGCCGTTTCCATGACCTTTTGCTTGTCCATACCCAGCAAAGCATCCTTGAACCCTTTGCGGATCTCATCGGACAATTTGGTTATCCTGCGATAAAACGCTTTCATGGCGGAAGGTGCCGGCGTTTCAGGCTTATCAATTTCCGAACAAACCTGAAGGATGGCTTCTTTTACGTCTGTTTCGGTGAACCCTCCCCGGGTGATGAAATCACAGGCATCTGCATAAACATCCAGGGTGCGCTTGATATGGGGATCACGGTAGGAACCAAATGAAAAAATACCCTCTTCCATGTTGTACAAAGCAAATCCGCCGTATGCCCCGCCTTTTTCCCGGATTTCACGGTGTAAAAACAAGGAACGCAAAAGCTTGGCAATCACGGACAGGACCGGTGAATCTTCATGGGAAATGCGCACCGCTTTAAAAGACTGTCCCACAAAGGAGACGGCGGTATTGGTCATCCAGCCGTCGTAGGGCCGCTGGGCATCGCTTTTGATCTGTGGTGTATGAAACGCCTGGCTGCTGCCGTTGGGCAGGTTGTCGTAAATCCTTGCAATATGCTTATCCGCCTGGACCATGGACGGAACAGATCCGATAACGGCAGGTTTAAAATTATCTTTTCTCATGACTGCGGCAGCCATGGCAGACAAGTTCTCTTCCAATTCACCCAAAGCCTGGGCACCTGTTTTCTCATGACTCACCCTGGCGGCAAGATCCTTAATCTGGGTGTATTGGGCAATGCCGTGCCACAATTCATTGATACCGGCTGCCGTTGACAGATGCCGGGCAGACAGGGTGATGGCATACCTGTGTCCGGATCCGACGATTGAGGCTTCAAGACCGGCCTGGTATTGTAAAATCAAGCTTTTGAGCCGGTCATGATCCTTAAAACTGCCGGCGTTGATATACTCATCCACCATATCAAAGAGATGGTCAATATTCCGGTCCAGGGCCTTTCCCTGCAACGCCAGAAAGGAGTGACCTTCGCCCTTGTGGTCAAAATGGGTACCGGAAAAAGGAGATATGGAGATACCGCCGGTATAAAGGTCCATGCGTTCGGCCATCTGCACATAGGAAGAGTTCTTTGTGCCGGCATTGGTAAATGCCCGGGCAAAAAACGGCACCATGGGGAAAAGATCCGGTGCAATGTTTCCGGCACCTGCGGGACAGGTAAAATAGAGAATACCTGAAGTGGCCTTGTCAAAGGCTGTAGCGCAGGTGACCCCTGTTACGGTGTCGGGGTGAACGATTTCAATATCAGGGGGTACATCTTCCAGGGCCAGGGTGGGCAGTACATCCAGATCTTCCTCTGTTTCCTGAAGTACTTTCAGGGCTGCCGCATCTTTGTCGATCTGCGCCAACTCTTCGTCATTCAAGGATTTTTGCAATTTTTGAAGTTCCTGGCGCACGCTTTCAGCCTCACGGGCTTCAATCCCCTCATCCGGCGCCAGGGTAAAAAGCAGTCTATGCTGATTATCCAGAAAATACCGCCGAATCCGTTCCTCCAGAAACCGTCCTTTGGCCAGTTCTTCCTGCAGTCTTTTTAAATCATCGTCAATGTTAACGGCACTTACAGGATCACCTTCATGGATGAGGACCGACGCCACGCCCATAATCAGTTTGATGCCGTAGGGGTATGGTGTATTGGTGATTTCCTTGCGGGAAAATTCGATCTGGTGGATGGCAGAATCGATCAAATGTTTATCAATACCTTTGTCCGCCAACGTCCCAAGGGTATCGAAAATAATTTTTTCCACTTTGGGAACGGCGGATTCTTCGATATCTTTCAACCCGCAGACAAACATGGTGTCCCGGTTATCGGAATCAAACCCCGTACCGTCACACAGGGCAGAACCCAGGCCGCTGTCAATGAGTGCTTTTCTCAAGGGAGATGCTGAATTTCCAAGGAGAATCTGTTCAAGCACCGCCATGACCATCACTTCAAAATGATCGGCGATATCCGGGGTCAGCCAGGCCACACACCCCTGGTATTTGGTGGTGATATTATCCGGATCTGAGTAGGCATATGTCTGAGTCATGGATTTAGGCGTCTGCCACCTGGGCTGGGAAGGCACCCGGGTATCCATATCAAGAAAATCAAATCGGCGGAGGACCTTGTCTTCAATAAATTGTAAACTCTCTTCCAGGGGCAAATCGCCATAGGTATAAAAATAACTGTTGGACGGATGATAGTATGTTGCGTGAAAGGCCTTAAGTTCCTCGTGGGTGAGTTTTGGAATGTCTGCGGGTTCACCGCCGGAATTATTGGCATAGGTGGTATCCGGGTAAAGTCCTTTGAGCAGGGCCCGGGACATGACCTGGCCGGGTGAGGACATGGCGCCTTTCATCTCATTGTAGACCACCCCTTTATACACCAGTTCAGGTTCATCGTTTTCCCGGGGTTCCAGTTCAAGCCGATGACCTTCCTGCTTGAAGCTGAGACGATCAATACTCGGAAAGAATGCAGCATCCAGATAGACATCCATCAGGTTGTAATAATCTTTTTTATTCTGGGTGGAAAACGGATACATGGTCCAGTCCGATGCAGTGAATGCATTCATAAAGGTGGACAGGCTTCGTTTAAGCATGGAGAAAAAAGGGTCACGGACCTTGTATTTTTCGGATCCGCACAGCACGGTGTGCTCCAGAATATGGGCAACCCCGGTGGAGTCCGTGGGAACGGTTCTGAAAAACACCCCGAAGGTATTTTCCTTATCTTCATTGGCAATGTGGATGTGAACCGCTTTTGTCTTCTCGTGGACCAGCTGGATGAGATGGGCGTTAATTGCAGGCAGGTGCGATACCTGTTGGATTGTGTAGCCGCCGATGGCCTGCCCGGGCGTAAATGCAGTCTGATTCATATATTTTCCTGTTAAAGGTTTCCCTGAACCGTTTCAGGCCCATGGTCAAAGTTAAATCCGCCGCCGATACGCCGTAATTTAAGTCTCCTTTACTTCACGTCAACCCAAAAGGGGAATCAAACCATTCCTGATCCAGGTTAACGTGATAACGAAGGTTACTTAAAAAAATAAGCAATCGGGTGATTTTGCTTTGGGCATGGGCCTTATTTCGCATGTGTTATGGACTTACGAATAAAGTAATTCCAGGCTAATCAAAAAATCATGTAATAAATTTAAATCATTTTATAAATTCCACGGCTGACCCGTTTTATTTTTTCTATTTTATCCAGTCTGAAAATTATATTTCTCAGTTTCTTATCGTCAAATCCCGTGGCCGCTTTTATGGTCTTGAAATTGGTGCCTTCGGGATGGTTTCCGATGATACTGAGCACAATGGAAGATGCACTTTTTTTCCGGGGCGGCCGGTCTTTATTTTTCTGCCTGCTTGACGGATGGTTCTGATAAATCAACTGTTCTAGCTTGTCAAGCCTTTTATGAATATTAGCAATATCTTCTTTGGTTGGAATATCCAGACGATGGAGAAGCATTTTTATAAAGTTCTCCCAATTGTTACTGAATTCTGTCGGTTCCATATCTTAAATCCTTCTTAATACTTAGGTTTTACCGCATCTTAATTTAAAAACCACAAAAGATTTGGTAGATCCTGTTTGACGCCCACCTATTAATTTAGTTATAGTAATTTTCTTTAGGTGTAATAGTGTACTTCAACTCACTTTTTTAATGTGATATATTGAAAATTACTTCTTAAATCTATCAAAGTCAAGTAGGGCACCCCTAAATAAGTAAAAAAATATCTAAATAGAAGATGTTAAAATTTATGGAAATTAATAAAAATCTGTGATTTACTATTATTGTCTTGAAAGTTTCAAAGGAAAACCACTACTGTTAATCTTTTATTCTTTTTCCAAGGCCAAGTTATGACATATGGCGTTCGGAAGATAAACAGCTTAAGAAATGGAGATCAAAAAGGAGCATGACGCATCCTGGTGAGTTATTAAAGA contains:
- a CDS encoding DUF4198 domain-containing protein; its protein translation is MKNIFCISIITLFLTTSTVGAHSLWVNCFDSTKIHQPGHATISLGWGHTMPIDDMPNSVMAKLNIAEFNLADPAGNRNKLYKPEPKTVKAFKSNANYDLYISDVANQQIALKKETKQGVYLIAAVSQKATYTQYIDTKGRTRFALKPMDAIDGIQKVLSSVQYQAFAKSYLAVGKWTMPRPAGHDLEITPLTDLSRVKPGDMVEFDVRFHGKPMTWGPNSQSYITGYSPSFGGERFAVFSMVLEGKAQFKVQNAGQWRVNILSSKMVTQDGPLKDLYGKVKTVNNAATLTFTVRP
- a CDS encoding insulinase family protein, with amino-acid sequence MNQTAFTPGQAIGGYTIQQVSHLPAINAHLIQLVHEKTKAVHIHIANEDKENTFGVFFRTVPTDSTGVAHILEHTVLCGSEKYKVRDPFFSMLKRSLSTFMNAFTASDWTMYPFSTQNKKDYYNLMDVYLDAAFFPSIDRLSFKQEGHRLELEPRENDEPELVYKGVVYNEMKGAMSSPGQVMSRALLKGLYPDTTYANNSGGEPADIPKLTHEELKAFHATYYHPSNSYFYTYGDLPLEESLQFIEDKVLRRFDFLDMDTRVPSQPRWQTPKSMTQTYAYSDPDNITTKYQGCVAWLTPDIADHFEVMVMAVLEQILLGNSASPLRKALIDSGLGSALCDGTGFDSDNRDTMFVCGLKDIEESAVPKVEKIIFDTLGTLADKGIDKHLIDSAIHQIEFSRKEITNTPYPYGIKLIMGVASVLIHEGDPVSAVNIDDDLKRLQEELAKGRFLEERIRRYFLDNQHRLLFTLAPDEGIEAREAESVRQELQKLQKSLNDEELAQIDKDAAALKVLQETEEDLDVLPTLALEDVPPDIEIVHPDTVTGVTCATAFDKATSGILYFTCPAGAGNIAPDLFPMVPFFARAFTNAGTKNSSYVQMAERMDLYTGGISISPFSGTHFDHKGEGHSFLALQGKALDRNIDHLFDMVDEYINAGSFKDHDRLKSLILQYQAGLEASIVGSGHRYAITLSARHLSTAAGINELWHGIAQYTQIKDLAARVSHEKTGAQALGELEENLSAMAAAVMRKDNFKPAVIGSVPSMVQADKHIARIYDNLPNGSSQAFHTPQIKSDAQRPYDGWMTNTAVSFVGQSFKAVRISHEDSPVLSVIAKLLRSLFLHREIREKGGAYGGFALYNMEEGIFSFGSYRDPHIKRTLDVYADACDFITRGGFTETDVKEAILQVCSEIDKPETPAPSAMKAFYRRITKLSDEIRKGFKDALLGMDKQKVMETAGRYFVREDTAKGISVISSQPLLEQANRELEAEGREPLVLHKI
- a CDS encoding TonB-dependent receptor, whose amino-acid sequence is MNCLRSWILKGFLIVWCMTTTGIAEAQDTLSIEEITVTAQKQEQSVQDVPMAITAFTGQGIEDAKIESLSDLADLVPSLMVFNLGKIGMNTPSMRGIHAPYSTFLLSTGLFIDGVPVQSMLGFETTFLDIERVEVLRGPQGTLYGKNSEAGVINIITRQPDNNFRGSLSANIGTWLSSGTDDPLTQAYTVKLSGPIQTDKLFVGIAGKFLQQDGTIKNTETGDDEDNREHWFGRAHLRWTPTDQLDISIIASQLQYDGGGGHGNLTEYGASNYGVPTPDYRKISSNLEGENTSSEQTQSLNIKYEINDAFELTSVTARRVYNDDANRDFDYTSATLWHSFKDNQYTTLSQELRLSYDNGGVKWIAGVYGDKDKQNYDVEGHYADGISYTDEDIDGNTYAVFTNLTYPLSQRFNLVGGLRYETTKKDLQDHLNARQANDSWDDISPKFALEYRPLPGTMTYLSVSKGYRAGGFNFGSTNPEYDTFDEEELWSYEIGVKNTFFNNRLIVNASIYLMDISDMQVVEQISEFESYVTNAAEATGKGIELELTGKITAGLTVTAGFGYTHIEFDDYKDAKGNYQGNKTTYAPEYTFNIGAQYRWEKGFYARADLIGYGEMYTDRANKYKRDAYQIVNAKIGYEAEHYDIYLYGKNIFDERYDTYDSTSINYSDPGEVGLQVTYRF